The region GACGTCGGGGTTGGTCGAGGCCGGAGCGCTCGACGAGCAGGCGGAGAGGCCGATGGCCAGGACTGCGGCGGCAGCGGCGGCACCAGCAAGGCGCGCGCTGCGGTGGGTGATACGCATGTGATTCTCTTCTCTTGGATGTTGGGTGATGCGGGCGCGGCCGTGATGCTGACTTCGGCCGCTGGGGGAAACTATTCGGCGCTCGTGACCGGACGAAGGTCGGCCCGGGCGGCCACGGCCTGGGCCCTGCCGGTGTCCGACGCCGTGCGCGCATACTTCTTCGCGAAGTGGGTGGCGATGGCCGCGAGCGACTGCACGATGATGAAGATGATGATGATCACCGCGACGATGTGGATCGTCGAGTACCGCTGGTAGCCGTAGCGGAAGGCAACGTCGCCGAGTCCGCCGCCGGCGACCGTTCCCACCATCGCCGAGAAGTTGATGATGGATGTCACGGTGGTGGCGAGTCCGAGCAGCATGCTCGGCAGCGCCTCGGGCACGAGCACCTTGCGCACGATCTGCCAACGGCTGGCGCCCAACGAGTTCGCGGCCTCGGTGAGACCCGGGTCGACCTCCTTCAGGGCGATCTCGACCATGCGGGCGAAGAACGGGATGGCCACGAGCGAGAGCGGCACGATCGCCGCGGTCGAGCCGATGAAGGTTCCGACGACGAGTCGGGTGAACGGGATGACCGCGATCATCAGGATGATGAACGGGATCGAGCGCCCGAGGTTGACGATGAAGTCGAGCACGCGGTTGATCACGCGTCCGGCCGTGCGCGATCCGAACGGGGTGGCGAAGAGCCCGCCACGCTCGGTACCGACGAGCAGAATGCCGAGCGGCAGGCCGACGATGACGGTGACGATCAGCGCGAGGGAGACCATGTAGAGCGTCTGCCCGGTGCCGAGCAGCAGCACGTCGACGAGGTCGCTCCAGAACTTGGGATCGGAGGTGTCGTTCATGCTGCGTCCCTTACGAGTTCGACGAGCAGGCCTTGGGCGCGCAGGTCGGCGATCGCCGCCGCGGTGGTCTGCGGCGAGCCGGGCAGCTCGAGACGGGTGCGGCCGGCCTGGTTGCCGGCGATCGTCTCGATCGTGGCACCGAGGATGCTCACGTCGATCGCGTGGTCCCTGGCCAGCTGCGCGATGACCGGCCGGTCGGCGGACCCGCCGCTGAAGGTGATGTCGACGACCGCGCCCGTCGTGCCGGCCGGGATGTCCCCGAGCGGGAAGAGGTCGTGGGCCAGCCGGGAACCCGGGGTGGAGATGAGCTCGACCAGTTTTCCCTGTTCCACGACGCGGCCGCCCTCGAGCAGGGCCGCCGAGTCGCACACCGTCTTCACGACGTCCATCTCGTGGGTGATGAGCAGCACGGTGAGGTCGAGCTCGCGGTTGATGGTCTTGAGCAGCTCGAGGATCGACCGAGTGGTCTCGGGATCCAGTGCGCTTGTGGCCTCGTCGGAGAGCAGCACGCTCGGTCGCCCGGCGAGGGCACGGGCGATTCCGATGCGCTGCTTCTGGCCGCCGGAGAGCTGGGCCGGGTACGCGTTCTCCTTCTCGGCCAGTCCCACGAGGTCGAGGATCTCGCCGGCGCGTGAACGCCGTTCGCGGCCGTCGACGCCGATGACCTCGAGCGCGAGTTCGACGTTGCCGCGGACCGTCCGGCTCGACAGCAGGTTGAAGTGCTGGAAGACCATGCCGATGCTCTGCCGGGCGATGCGCAGGTCGCGGTCGGCGAGAGACGTGATGACTCTGCCGTCGACCGTTATGGTGCCGACATCCGGCCGTTCCAACAGGTTGACGGTGCGGATGAGGGTGCTCTTGCCCGCACCGCTCTGCCCGACCACGCCGAAGATCTCTCCGCGCCCGACCTCGAGACTGACGTCGTCGAGGGCCAGCGTGCTACCGGAGCCCACGCCGAAGGACTTGCTGACGTGACTGATCGATATCATGCGCTACCCGGGTTCGTACGACGGAAAAATCGTCACGCGCCTTCGAGCGACGGAAAGAATCAGTGTCGCCCGGCGGGCTGCGCGGCGCCAAGTCGTGTTACGCCGTGTGTCCGCCGACGGCTCGCCGGGTCGTGCGGGTTGTTATTCGGCGTTCTCCGACACGGGCTCGTCGATCACGGCGGCACCGGCCACGTCGAGGGGGATCGTGGGGCAGTCCTTCCACAGGCGCTCGAGCGAGTAGTACATGCGGTCTTCCTCGTGGAAGACGTGGACGATGAGGTCGCCGAAGTCGAGCAGGATCCAGCGGCCCTCGGCGCGGCCCTCGCGGCGGATGGTCTTGGCTCCGGCCTCCAGCATCTTGTCTTCGATTTCGCCGGCGATCGCGACGACGTTGCGCTCGTTGCGGCCGGTGGCGATGAGGAAGACATCGGTGAGGGGAAGCGGGCCGGACACGTCGAGGGCGACGATGTCTTCGGCCTGCTTGGAGTCGGCGGCGGCGGCCGCAACGTTGACGAGTTCGCGGGCGCGAGGAGAAGCAGTCACTGGGTCCTTAAGAGTGGGTGTGTGAATCGCGATTCACGGTTAGAAGATTCCGAAGACGAATCCGGCGATGAGCAGGCCGACGACGGCGACCGCCATAACGGATGCGGTGACCAGGAGCACGTTGAGCATGCGGTTGCTCTGCTTGCGTCCCAGTTCGATGCCACCGCGCGTGGCGGTGTGGCTGCTGACCGCGGTGATCGCACGCACGGGAGCAGAGTCGGTGTTCGCCACCTCGTTGTCGAAAGCGTCGAAGAGGTGGTCGACCTCGGGGTCGTCATAGTGGCGCGAGTCGCGGCCGGTGGTACCGACGCTTCCCGGCAGGTTGATCGTGCCGGTCACCATGATCTCGCCCGTGGCGTTGAGCACCGAGGAGAAGTCGTCGCGCTGCGGGATCATCGGCAAGACGAGCGCGTTGGTGGTCGTTGCGACGTTTCCGCCGCCGACATCGCGGCTCAGGGTGTTCTCGAACGGCTGGTTCTCGTCGTCGAGCTCGGCCTGGCGCGACCAGTGGCCGATCGGCGGCGTGTACGCGGAGTCAGACTCGGAGTCGGTCGTCGACGCGGGAGACTGCGGTGCGTTCGAGGGGGTGACGAGGAAGGAGAACGGCGTGGCCTTGGCGGAGTCGTCTGCCGGCTTTGCGGTTTGGTCGGCCTTGGGCGCGGCGCGTTCGACGTCGACGGGGGTGTCGGTCTCGGACTGCGGCGAGCGGGTGAGGGCCTCGAACTCGGCCATCGCGTCGGACAGCGCCGACTGCGGCGCCGCGACCGGCTCGACGAGCGGCGGGATGAAGACGGAACCGGCCGGTGCGCCCGCGGCGGGCGCCTCGGGCGTGGCCTCGGGCTCTTGGAAGCGCATTTCGACGTCGGACTGCTGCGGCTCGTGGGCAGAGTCGGTCGGAGCCGACTCGGACGTGGATGTCTCGGTGTCGGGTGCCTCGCTGGCGGCGACCTCGGCGGCTGCGGCTGCCTCGGCGGCGGCGCGCATGGCACGCCACTCACGGCGGCTCAGCGTGCGCTCTTCCTGGGCGATCTCGACGGGGGCGACCGGTGCAACGGGCTCGGCGACCTCGATCGGCTCCCCCACGGGAATCTCGGGTTCGGCGGCGGGCTCGACGACGTCGTGCTGCTCGGAGTCGGCGGCCTGCTCGTTGTCGGCCTGCTCGGTCGCAGCCTGCTCGCCTTCGGTCTGCGTGCTCTCGGCGCGCTCGTCCTCGGCCGCGGGTTCGAGCAGGTCGGAGAAGAGCGAATCGAACGAGGGTTCGGCGTCGGTGGCCTGGTCGGCCTTGTCTTGCTCGACGGGTGTCGCCTCGGGGCGGAAGTCGCTCAGCTGGAAGCCGGTGTGGCCCTCGTCGTCGTTCGTGACCTCGACCTGGTCGGCGAACGGGAACGGCTTGGCGATCGCGGAATCGGTGAGCGCGGGCGTCTCGGACTGGTCGCCGTCGTGCTCGACCGATTCGGCGGGAGCGGTCTCGGAACCGGTGGGCACCTCGACGAGGCCCTCGGCGGCGGCGGCGCGGGCGCGGCGGCCCGATGGGGCGCGGTCGGCCTCGGCGGAGTCGTCGATTTCCTCCGCGTGGGAGAGCTGCTGGCGAAGTGCGCGCCTCGACAGTGGAGGCTGATCCTGAGAGGTGGTCATTAAATACTCCGATACAAGTGGTGTTTGGAGATGTACTGAACTACACCATCGGGAACCAAATACCAGACCGGGAATCCCCGGCTCACCCGGCTTCTGCAGTCTGTAGATGAGATAGCTAGCGCCGGAACTTCTAGCAAGCTTACGCCCTGCTCAGGTAAACCGGAAATGGTCAGGGGGTGTCCCGGGCGCGACACCGCGACGAAATGCGCGAGCGGCCAGACCTGTTCGACGTCTTTCCATTCGAGGATCTGCGCGATCGCGTCGGCCCCCGAGATGAAGAAGATGTCGGCGTCGGGCCGGGCGGCGTGGATATCGCGCAGGGTGTCGATCGTGTAGGTCGGACCCGTGCGGTCGATGTCGACCCGGCTGACGGTGAACCGTGGATTCGCCGCGGTGGCGATCACGGTCATCAGATAGCGGTGTTCGCCCTCGGTGACCGCGTAGTCCGACTTCATCCACGGCATGCCGGTGGGGACGAAGATCACCTCGTCGAGGTCGAACTTCTGCTGCACCTCGCTCGCAGCGACGAGGTGCCCGTTGTGGATGGGGTCGAACGTTCCACCCATCACACCGACGCGAGCCCGGCGCGCGGCGCCCTCGACCACGGGCGGCCCCTAGTGGCCGGGCGTGTGGTCGTCGTGCGCGGCACCGACCTTGTCGCTGTGGCGGTTCGCCACGTCGCGGTAGCTCCAGACGACGACGCCGAGCGCGACGAACGCGGCGACGGCGATGCCGGCGTACCCGAACGGGCTCATGGGCAGCTCGGTGTGGGCCGTCTCTTCAGCGGCGGAAATCAGGCTGGTGATCAGCGACATATGGTTCTCCATTCACGACGTGGTAAAGCTTAGCCGCGCGCCTGACCACTGCCGCGCACGACCCACTTGGTGCTCGTCAATTCGCCGAGCCCCATCGGACCCCGCGCGTGCAGCTTCTGGGTCGAGATGCCCACCTCGGCACCGAAGCCGAATTCGCCGCCGTCGGTGAACCTGGTCGAGGCGTTCACCATGACGACCGCGGAATCGACCTCGGCGAGAAAACGTTCGGCGTTGCCGAGGTCGTTGGTGATGATCGACTCGGTGTGGTGCGTGGAGTAGTCGCGGATGTGCTGCATCGCCTCGTCGAGTCCCCCGACCACCCGGACGGCCAGGTCGAGCGACATGTACTCGGTCGACCAGTCGTCGTCGGTGGCGGGCACGACGTCGGCGAAGATCGCGCTCGTGCGCTCGTCGGCGTGGATGGTCACGCCGGATTCACGCAGTCTCGCGAGCACGGGAGGCAGCAGTCGAGAGGCGGATGACTCGTGGACGAGCAGTGTCTCGAGGGCGTTGCACACGCTGGGGCGCTGCACCTTGGCGTTGTGCACGATGTCGACCGCCATCCGCTCGTCGGCGCTCGCGTCGAGGAACACGTGTACCACCCCCGCACCGGTTTCGATGACGGGCACCTTCGACTCGGCGACGACGGCGTTGATGAGGTCGGCGCTGCCGCGCGGGATGAGCACATCGACGTGACCGCGCGCCTGCATGAGCTGCTTGGCACCCTCGCGTCCGAACTCGTCGATCGTCTGGACGGCGTCGACCGGCAGTCCTGCCTCCGCCAGCGCACCCTGGATGACATCGACGAGAACCCGGTTGGTGTTCTCCGCCGCCGATCCCCCTCGGAGCACCACGGCGTTGCCGCTCTTCAGCGCGAGCGCCGCGATGTCGATCGTCACGTTGGGCCTCGCCTCGTAGATCGCGCCGATCACGCCGAACGGCACGCGCATCTGGGTCAGACCGATGCCGTTGGGCAGGGTGCTTCCGCGCACCACCTCGCCGACGGGGTCGGTGAGTGCGACGATCTCGCGCACGGCGTCGGCGAGGGCGGAAAGGCGGTCCGCGTCGAGACGCAGCCGGTCTTGCAACCCCGTCGACAGTCCGTTCTCCCGTCCGTTGGCCAGGTCAAGGTCGTTGGCCTGAATGATGCGGTCGGAGTTCGCGACCACCGCCCGGGCGATCGCCTCGAGCGCCGAGTTCTTCAGGTCGGCTTTCGCCGTGGCGAGCAGCACGGACGCGCGGCGCGCGGCCTCGAGCTTCTCGGTGAACGATCGGGTGGCTACGGCGGTGTCGGTCATAGCGCCCAGTGTACGACCGGCGGGAGGGGGCTGGCACGGCACGCTCCCGCGTGCGATTCTGAGCGAAACAGCAGGCCGGAGAGGAATCCGCAGGTATGACCGAGTTCGTGACATCCGCCGACGGCACCCGTATCGCTTTCGACCGCGAAGGCGACGGTCCGCCCGTCGTCCTGGTCGGTGGCGCTACGCAGTTCCGGGCGTTCGACCCGGCGACCGCCGAGTTGGCGCGCGAGCTCGCCGGCCGCGGGTTCACGGTCGTAAACTACGACCGGCGTGGCCGCGGCGAGAGCGGCGACACCGTTCCGTTCGCCGTCGACCGGGAGGTCGAGGACATCGCGGCCCTCGTGGCCGAGGTGGGCGGCGCGGCGGCGCTGTACGGCAGTTCGTCGGGCGCGGCCCTGGCGCTGTGGGCCGCCGCGGCCGGGGTGCCGACGACGGCGCTCGTGCTGTGGGAGCCTCCGTTCGAGCTCGAGGGCACCGGCGACCGCGACTGGCTCACCGGCCTCGAGGACCGGATCGCACACAACGACCGGCAGGGCGCGGCCGAGTTCTTTATGCGCGACATGCCGCCCGAGTGGCTGGAGGCGGCGAAGTCCAGCGACGCCTGGCAGACCCTGATCTCCGTGGCACCGACCATGGTCTACGACGCAGCGGCGCTCGAACGCACGCAGCACGCCCCGTGGCGCGAGGCCTGGGCGGCGGTCACGGTTCCGACCCTCGTGGTGGTCGGTGATCAGGCGCTGCCGATCTTCCCGCCGGTGGCCGACGCGCTGGTGGAAGCGCTCCCCCGCGCGACACAGTGCCGCATCGACTCGTCGAACCACGACTGGAAGCCCGACCAGATGGCGAAGGTGATCGCCGACTTCGTCAGGCCCGCTTAGCCTCGAACCAGGTACCGACCGCGGCGCCCGACAGGGCCGCGCCCACGTCGCCGGTCGAGGCGAGCAGCACGGGCGTACCCGAGCCCGCGGCGAGCTTCGCGGCGGCCACCTTGGTGCCGGCTCCCCCCGTGCCCACCCCGGCCGCGCCGATGTCGCCGAACTCGACCTGGCCGAGGTCGTCGTCGAAAGCCACCTCGGTGATCTTCACGGCGCCGGGGTCCAGCGGCGGACGCGAGTAGAGCGCGTCGATGTCGGAGAGCAGTACGAGCAGGTCGGCGCGCACGAGCTGCGAGACGAGTGCGGCGAGGCGGTCGTTGTCGCCGAACCGGATCTCGTGCGTCGCCACCGTGTCGTTCTCGTTGACGATCGGCAGGATGCGCAGGTCGAGCAACCGCTCCATGGCGCGTTGCGCGTTGCCACGATGGGTGGGGTTCTCGAGGTCGCCCGCCGTCAGCAGCACCTGGCCCGCGACGATCTTGAAGCGGCGCAGGCTGTCCTGGTAGCGGTAGATCAGCAGGTTCTGACCCACGGCCGCGGCCGCCTGCTGGGTCGCGAGGTCGGTGGGGCGGGAGTCGAGGTTGAGAAACGGGATGCCCGTCGCGATGGCGCCGGACGAGACCAGGATGACCTCGCAGCCGCGACCATGAGCGGCCGCGAGGGCGTCGACGAGCGGTGCGATCTGACCGACGTTCTCGCCGCTGATCGACGATGAACCGACCTTGACCACGATGCGCTTGGCCGTGACGATCTCGGCCCGGGAGCGGATCGGACTAGTCACGGTCGTCCGCGGCGTCACGCTCGACGGCGAAGCCCTCGTCGTCGTTCCAGACGCCGCCCTCACGCTCGCGGTCGAGCTCGGCACGGGCCGCCGTCTTGGCGTCCATGCGCTCGAGGTAGTTCGCGCGACGGGTCTTGCTCGTCAGGCGGCGACCCTCTTCGAGGCGCGGGTCGGTGCCACGGGGGCTCGCCACGAGTTCGGCGGCGGACGCCACGGTGGGCTCCCAGTCGAAGACGACGCCGCCCTCGGCACCGATCATCACGGTGGAGCCGGGCACTGCGCCCGACTTGAACAGCTCGGTCTCGACGCCGAGCTTGGCCAGACGGTCGGCGAGGAAGCCGACGGCCTCGTCGTTGGTGAAGTCGGTCTGCTGCACCCAGCGCTCGGGCTTGGTGCCGATGACGCGGTAGACGTTGCCGAACGACCCGCCCTCGACCTTGATGACGAAGTCGACCTCGTTGACGGCGCGCGGGCGGATCACGATGCGCGGCTTCGCCGTCTCCTTGGCCTTCTCGACGCGGTCGGCCTCGACGAGCTCGGCGAGA is a window of Conyzicola nivalis DNA encoding:
- a CDS encoding methionine ABC transporter permease, translated to MNDTSDPKFWSDLVDVLLLGTGQTLYMVSLALIVTVIVGLPLGILLVGTERGGLFATPFGSRTAGRVINRVLDFIVNLGRSIPFIILMIAVIPFTRLVVGTFIGSTAAIVPLSLVAIPFFARMVEIALKEVDPGLTEAANSLGASRWQIVRKVLVPEALPSMLLGLATTVTSIINFSAMVGTVAGGGLGDVAFRYGYQRYSTIHIVAVIIIIFIIVQSLAAIATHFAKKYARTASDTGRAQAVAARADLRPVTSAE
- a CDS encoding methionine ABC transporter ATP-binding protein, which translates into the protein MISISHVSKSFGVGSGSTLALDDVSLEVGRGEIFGVVGQSGAGKSTLIRTVNLLERPDVGTITVDGRVITSLADRDLRIARQSIGMVFQHFNLLSSRTVRGNVELALEVIGVDGRERRSRAGEILDLVGLAEKENAYPAQLSGGQKQRIGIARALAGRPSVLLSDEATSALDPETTRSILELLKTINRELDLTVLLITHEMDVVKTVCDSAALLEGGRVVEQGKLVELISTPGSRLAHDLFPLGDIPAGTTGAVVDITFSGGSADRPVIAQLARDHAIDVSILGATIETIAGNQAGRTRLELPGSPQTTAAAIADLRAQGLLVELVRDAA
- the rsfS gene encoding ribosome silencing factor, whose translation is MTASPRARELVNVAAAAADSKQAEDIVALDVSGPLPLTDVFLIATGRNERNVVAIAGEIEDKMLEAGAKTIRREGRAEGRWILLDFGDLIVHVFHEEDRMYYSLERLWKDCPTIPLDVAGAAVIDEPVSENAE
- the nadD gene encoding nicotinate-nucleotide adenylyltransferase; the protein is MVEGAARRARVGVMGGTFDPIHNGHLVAASEVQQKFDLDEVIFVPTGMPWMKSDYAVTEGEHRYLMTVIATAANPRFTVSRVDIDRTGPTYTIDTLRDIHAARPDADIFFISGADAIAQILEWKDVEQVWPLAHFVAVSRPGHPLTISGLPEQGVSLLEVPALAISSTDCRSRVSRGFPVWYLVPDGVVQYISKHHLYRSI
- a CDS encoding glutamate-5-semialdehyde dehydrogenase — translated: MTDTAVATRSFTEKLEAARRASVLLATAKADLKNSALEAIARAVVANSDRIIQANDLDLANGRENGLSTGLQDRLRLDADRLSALADAVREIVALTDPVGEVVRGSTLPNGIGLTQMRVPFGVIGAIYEARPNVTIDIAALALKSGNAVVLRGGSAAENTNRVLVDVIQGALAEAGLPVDAVQTIDEFGREGAKQLMQARGHVDVLIPRGSADLINAVVAESKVPVIETGAGVVHVFLDASADERMAVDIVHNAKVQRPSVCNALETLLVHESSASRLLPPVLARLRESGVTIHADERTSAIFADVVPATDDDWSTEYMSLDLAVRVVGGLDEAMQHIRDYSTHHTESIITNDLGNAERFLAEVDSAVVMVNASTRFTDGGEFGFGAEVGISTQKLHARGPMGLGELTSTKWVVRGSGQARG
- a CDS encoding alpha/beta fold hydrolase: MTEFVTSADGTRIAFDREGDGPPVVLVGGATQFRAFDPATAELARELAGRGFTVVNYDRRGRGESGDTVPFAVDREVEDIAALVAEVGGAAALYGSSSGAALALWAAAAGVPTTALVLWEPPFELEGTGDRDWLTGLEDRIAHNDRQGAAEFFMRDMPPEWLEAAKSSDAWQTLISVAPTMVYDAAALERTQHAPWREAWAAVTVPTLVVVGDQALPIFPPVADALVEALPRATQCRIDSSNHDWKPDQMAKVIADFVRPA
- the proB gene encoding glutamate 5-kinase, yielding MTSPIRSRAEIVTAKRIVVKVGSSSISGENVGQIAPLVDALAAAHGRGCEVILVSSGAIATGIPFLNLDSRPTDLATQQAAAAVGQNLLIYRYQDSLRRFKIVAGQVLLTAGDLENPTHRGNAQRAMERLLDLRILPIVNENDTVATHEIRFGDNDRLAALVSQLVRADLLVLLSDIDALYSRPPLDPGAVKITEVAFDDDLGQVEFGDIGAAGVGTGGAGTKVAAAKLAAGSGTPVLLASTGDVGAALSGAAVGTWFEAKRA